AGCCTATATAAACCATTCTTCGTTAAACGGAGAAACAAACAGAACAGTAAATAAATTCGATAATAATGGCGGAGGAGAGTCGCTGCGGCGGAAACACTGTTGCGATCTGCGTCCGTACACTCTCCGGAGAATCTACGATTGTTCAGGTTTCCTCGGACGGGACGATTCGCGACCTCAAAGTTGCCCTAAAATCCTCTTTCGCTCCCGCTTCCTCCTCTCCCAATTTCAATCTGTTCTTCCAGGTAATGCTTATGCTCTTCCCTCGTTGTAACTTCTATAGTTGATTCTATCTCGTGACGTCTAGGGTTCCACgtcttttaacaaaaaaatatttagagttTGGTGTTATTATTTGTCATTAAGTAaccttgtttttcttttctttctattttagGGTTCGAAATTGAGTTTGAACAGTAGAGTGGCTACAACTGCCATTAATGGCGGTGAATTCTTGGTTTTGGTTCCTTTTGTTAAGAAGGAGCGTCCACAAACCCCAAAACCTGATTTATCAGAGCCTCCATTGAGTTCAAGCTTCTCCAGTTCCGCGTATTCCACAATGATTCGAGAAGCTTCAGCCTCCAGAGCTGAGAATCATTCTGCTGGGCTGAAAAGAAAACGGGACCAAGAGAAGCCGTGTTGTCCAGTTGAATTCTTGAAAGGTGTTTTGGAGTCTGATGGTTGTAAAGATGAGTTCGAGGGTCAGAAGAACACAGAGAAGCTTGCTGAGGTTTTGAAGTCTAGGAATTGCTTGTCTTCTCCTGGTTTCGCAAAGTGCTTGATGTCGAGGGAAACAAGCGGCTACTCGTGTTCTTGTCCAGATTGGTTGAAATTGTCGATGGAGACGTTCACGTTTCTGAACCTGTTTTCATCTCTTATTGAATCGGTCGGAGAAAAGTTGTACTTTACACGATTGGAGGAATCGCTTGCCCGGTTAGCAAATTCTGGAGTTCGTGTCGGTATAGAGGACGTCAAGAATCTTTCGATTTTATGCCCCAAGGTGATTTTTCGAGATTTCTAGATAATCCAAcctttttaatgatttttgttcttgttgTATGTTAACCACTGTGGTTGTTGTAGGTAGTAAAGGTTGTCACCGATGAATTTGAGGCTGCTAACTATGAGAATGCTATAGTTATAGCTGATTTTCTTGAAACAGATGGAGGTACCAAATATGAGAAACCAGGtacatatttttcttaatcCAAGCTATTGGGAGTTATCTATTAAGATTTCTACTAGCGTTTGTTTCAAATCATGTATTATATAGGTCTGAAGAAAACTCCACTTTCAAAGGTCTTTAGTTCTATTAAAAAGCGGGAGACTTCTTTTAAGGCTGCATTGTGGGAGTCCATCAAGTCGCTACTGGTATGTTTGTTACTCCAACCTTTTTCTTTCGTGTAAACCTATCAAAATTATGATGAAGGTCACAGCTTAGGCATCTCATGCATTATTCCATCACTTCGGTGTAGCATAAATTTTGCGGATTTCTAAAGTATTTTTGATTTACAGTTGAAAAAACGTTGTAAGAGGGGAGAAACTGTTTCCTTGGAGGACATGCTTATCTTCGCCAGGGAGAGTACACGTGTCGGTGTCAACGAGGATGGACAGACTGGAAAAGATAAATTTCCTCCCTCTGGCTCTCGTTCATCCCGGAAGTTGTGTCATGTAAGAGTCTGATCCGATTCTGACGCTGTTCTTATTCTGTTATTGGCCCGTTCTAGAAATATAGGTCCTTAATGAACACCTTTTATATGTATGAGTTCAAGCATTTTGGTGAACGGTCGCAGTTGATTTGTTGACAActtagattttggttttgtcCCTTTTGGATATCGTCTTACTACGTCCAATGCAACAGCAGGCAGTGTTTGTAGCCTTCATATTTGAAGGGTTGTACTCTATTTTGATGCGTAACCACTGATTATTAGTTGACATGTAGTtaggtttttaaatatattcattCCATTAACAGGGCACAAATTCATTGCTACCATTGGAGATGGTTGAACATCTCAGGAATGGTTTTGGATCTAAAGGACAGGTGGTTTAGTCTCTCCCTTTCACTCTCTTACTCTGTGCTTCCTCGAATTCCTAGGTCTGGTTTGTGAGCAAATCTCCATTCGTTTAGttcctttttttcatttttcctgTTGCAGATAGTTCATGTTGAAGATATCAATGCTCGAAAAGCTGTCTACGTCGAAGTACCAGATGAGCTCTCAGAAATCACGAAGTCTGCCTTGAAACGGATTGGAATCAATACATTATACAGCCATCAGGTACCTTATCTTGTAATGTATTTCTTAGTCTATGGAATTCATTTTGGCTGGaaccttttcctttttttttatcaggCTGAATCGATTTCAGCAGCCTTGTCTGGGAAGAATGTTGTGGTTGCAACCATGACTTCCAGTGGAAAATCTCTTTGCTATAATGTGCCAGTCTTTGAGAAATTGACCATTGATACAGATGCTTGTGCCTTGTACTTATTTCCAACCAAGGTTACTCCAGCTTGTCTCTTTTCTAAAAAGTTttctattttgaaatttcattaaTGTTTGATATTTCTAGGGTAGGAACTGATTCACTTTTGGTTTGTATAGGCCTTAGCTCAGGATCAGTTTAGAGCGTTGTCCGATTTAATAAAAGGATACGAAGCTAGCATAAATATGGGGGTGTACGATGGTGATACTCCTTATAAGGATAGAACATGGCTGAGGAATAACGGTAGACTGGTAATTTCGTACTGCCTTTCTTTATCCAACAGAATAGTGATTCATTAGCTCATTCTCATCTGAATTCCCAAAAACATATTTCACTAACTAGCGTTATTGAAATATATGGATATAGCTGATCACAAATCCTGATATGTTACATATGTCAATCTTGCCTCTTCATGGGCAATTCAGACGGATTTTATCAAACCTTAGGTAACACATCTTTCTGTGAAGTAAATTGTTAAATCCTTCTCTTATTTTAAGTTTAACTAGCTCCTTTTACAAGGCCTGCTTATAATCCATGACTTAAAGTCGAGTTTACGTTGAATATATTAGGTACGTTGTAATCGATGAAGCCCATACTTACAAGGGAGCGTTTGGCTGTCACACAGCTCTTATATTGAGAAGACTACGCCGCCTCTGCTCTCATGGTGACAATACTGATCACATGGTCAAAGCAATAGGTTccattacaatttttttatatgcaCACTTTTAGCTGACCAAGCATGTCTTATTTCCAGTTTATGGCGTCAATCCCTCATTCATATTTTGTACTGCAACATCTGCTAATCCTCGAGAACATTGCATGGTAGGCCTACGTTACTGATTATCTGGATATAGTATCTGCTTGTCAAAAATCCATGCTACGGGATCAAAACATGCTTGTTGATGGTGTAGGAGCTTGCAAACTTATCTGAGCTCGAGCTGATAGAGAAAGATGGAAGTCCTTCCTCCAAAAAGCTGTTTGTCCTGTGGAATCCTACAGTCCCTCCAACAATTGTATGGTTCAGAAATCTGGATTTATTTGAACCAACTCTGAGACTTTATTTACTCCTTATTTCTTTTATCTGTTGTATTACAGAAATCTGAAGAAAGCTCGAAGGACATGAAAAGTAAAGGAGATGCTGCAGATGATTCATCAAGGTATTTCTTGTCATTTGCTGTTTTTCTTCAAGAAATCAAATTTATGCTCATCAATCTGTAGCTGAGAGTAGTTATTATTTCGTTTCTTTTCAGCCCACTTTCTGAAGTATCACACCTTTTCGCAGAGATGGTTCAGCATGGCCTACGCTGCATTGCTTTTTGTCGATCTCGCAAACTTTGTGAACTTGTTTTGTGTTTTACGTAAGTTCTCGTGCAAATCAGCAATTAAATTCTCACTCTAGGcttttcgaatttttttaattatataaaaatgttatggAGTTGAAGATCTGCAAAATATGCTGTAGGCGTGATATTCTCGCTAAGACTGCTCCTCATCTTGTTGAAGCCATATCTTCATATCGTGGAGGTTACATTGCTGAGGTACGTcttctttttcaatatttaagTGTTGTTGTAGATGGATTGTTTTTACTTAGATCAAGAAGTTGATATTTTGCAGGATCGGAGGAAAATAGAGAGTGAGTTATTCGGTGGAAAGCTTTGTGGTATTGCTGCAACAAACGCACTTGAGTTGGGGATTGATGTCGGTCACATAGACGTAACTTTGCATTTAGGTTTTCCCGGCAGTATTGCCAGGTAAAGCATCAGTCTGCTCGGCTCTTTTCTTTTCCCTTCAAAAACTGAAATACTATAAGCTGCAGCTGATAATGACTGATCTCTTTTGAATTTTCAGTCTTTGGCAGCAAGCGGGTCGGTCTGGAAGACGAGAAAGGCCCTCTCTTGCTTTATATGTTGCCTTTGACGGTCCCCTTGACCAATACTTCATGAAATTCCCGAACAAGCTCTTCCGTAGTCCAATTGAGTGTTGCCATCTTGATTCTCAAAATGAACAGGTTTGTAATCTGTGATCGTTCTTTTTAGTTTCTAGTGAGGACTGTCAATACCAACGTGCCTTTTTTACTTTGCTTTTTGCAGGTCCTTGCGCAGCATTTGGCTTGTGCTGCTGTTGAGCACCCATTGAGTTTGCAGTACGATGGAAAACACTTTGGTTCTAGCCTAAACAACTCTCTTGAATTGCTCAAGAACAGAGGAATCTTAAGTTTTGATCCGTCCCGTGATTCTTCTGCTAGAATATGGAACTATATTGGTCGAGAGGTATATCCGGAACTACACTGAACTTTACTATTCGGAACCTTGTTTTTCCTTTCTCTGAAAACCTTTTGCTGGACAACGTTTTTCTCAGAAAAAGCCTTCGCAGAGAGTCTCTATTAGGGCCATAGAGACAGAAAGATACAAAGTAGTGGAAAAAAGAAGTGACGATGTCCTAGAAGAAATCGAGGAAAGCAAAGCCTTTTTCCAGGTCTATGAAGGAGCTATTTATATGAACCAAGGAAGGACTTATCTGGTCGAGGTTTTGgatacaaaagaaaagatagcTTTGTGTAAATTAGTAAACGTGGATTACTACACCCGGCCTCGGGATTGCACACATATCCATGTACCTGGTGGTGAAACTGTAAGTAATTTTGGCACAACCTAATTGTGGCTCTCTTGTGTGATAGTTTTCTTAGTTCATTACCGTGTTCATGTCTCTCAGGCTTACGCATTCAAGGCTCCAAAGAATCAACTAGATAAGACAACAGCACAAGCTCAACCCTGTAGTGTGAAAACAGACTGGCTTGGATTTTACCGTATCCGGAAAAAGACCAGTACAGCATATGATTCTGTTGATCTCTCGCTCCCAAGTTACTCTTACCAATCACAGGTTTCTTTTCAACCTGCAGCCTCACACATATACATAAAAAGGGGTTCCCAATCCGTTTGGTTTATTAATCGGTTAAGCAGAATTGGGTACATACACTCAATTATactgatatcttttttttttccggtgTAATAGGCTGTTTGGATTCAAGTGCCTGAGTCGGTAAAAAAAGCAGTGGGCAATGATAACTTCCGTTCTGGTTTACACGCTGCTTGTCACGCTCTTCTCCATGTTGTTCCACTGTGCGTActactgttttttttcttgttttctccTATATAGGAGTCATTGCAGATTATAAATTTCctgtttcttcttgttgttggTACTTTCTTTGCTAGATTTGTGCGTTGCAACTACTCAGACTTAGCTCCGGAATGTGCAAATGCAAGTGATACAAGCTATTTTCCATCAAGAATATTACTATATGATCGTCATCCTGGAGGAACCGGCATATCCGCCCAGGTAAATGAAAATGAAACTCACATTTTgaaaaaccaataaaaaaattgttcattCAATTTgggtaaatgtttttttttttttttttggtttgattggCAGATCCGTCCATTTTTCACCGAGCTTCTAAAAGCTTCGGTTGATCTCTTAAAGGCATGCTGCTGCTCAGCTGAAAGTGGTTGCCCCGGTTGCGTTCAAAACTTTGCTTGCCACAATGATCTCCTACATAAGGATGCAGCCATCACGATCATTGAGGTAAAAGCAAATTTTACTTGTATTTAGTTTCACATATGATTTTACCAAATTGTTGTTTTATACATAGAGAGAGAACTGATCATATATAGTTTGATATGGCGATTTTTAGGGTGTTTTGGAAGcggaaattttttattttcaagatGGAAGTTGAAGAAGCGTCTAATGTGATGGAACCTGACTTGAGTTTACACTCAGCTGATTTGTTTACTATTTAGTGTAATGTGACGAAGATTTTAAGAGAGTTTTATATGATTCCATTTTTTTCACATCAGAAAGAAATCTAGTGGTCATTGGGACAAGagtagaaaaaagaaaagagttcttttcttttgttttggtcaaaagaaaaaagagttttTAAAAACACGATTATGGAGAGGGTGGCGAGTCCACTAAAAATGCTTTTAAAAGTGTTTGAGAAGGTAAGAGAGAGTGTGTGCGTATTTTTCAGTTTTTCCGTCTAGCGATGGTGGGGTGGGCGATAGCGTTACACGGCGGCGGCGGAGACATTCCGATCGATCTCCCTGACGAGCGACGTATCCCTCGTGAGACGGCCCTCCGTCACTGCCTCGATCTCGGCGTTTCCGCCCTCAAATCCGGCAAACATCCATTGGACGTCACCGAACTCGTCGTAcgcttctctctttctctctcataTAGTTTTCTTGTAAAACAATTGATGAAGATACTGATAGCTTGAAGACGAAATAGTCAACGGTTTTAGTTTCTGAATCATCTGACCCTGCATGAAAGCTAATAATAGAGATTCGCCAAGCTTGATGATAATATTAGTTACTAACGGTTCACTCTTGGTTAAAGTttgctttgttgttgttgttaaggTTCGTGAACTTGAGAACCACCCAGACTTCAATGCTGGTAAAGGATCCGTTTTAACTGCGCAAGGCACTGTTGAAATGGAAGCTTCCATTATGGACGGTAAAACCAAAACATGTGGAGCCGTCTCTGGCCTCACCACTGTCGTTAATCCCGTCTCTTTAGCTCGACTCGTCATGGACAAAACTCCTCATATCTATCTTGCTTTCGACGCTGCTGAAGCTTTCGCTAGAGCACATGTCAGttgtgtgttaaaaaaaaaaattgattcttCTACTTTCTTTTGTTAATCAATTTTGTGCACTTTCTGCTGCTTTGATAGCAGGGTGTTGAGACGGCTGAATCAAGCTATTTCGTAACTCCTGAAAACATTGCAAGGCTTAAACAGGCCAGAGAGTTCAATCGTGTCCAGGTCATTCGTTTAATTCAAGTTTGTGTTTCGCTTTAGTGTCTTCTTGAGGGATATtcctgagtttttttttgttcatttcaTCACAGTTGGATTACACAGCGCCTACACCTGAAATTCGTGGCGACAGCCAGGTAGGAACTGTGGGGTGTGTAGCAGTGGACGGTGCTGGAAACCTAGCTGCGGCCACTTCAACTGGCGGTTACGTCAATAAAATGGCGGGCAGAATCGGAGACTCCCCGTTGATCGGCGCAGGAACGTACGCAAACCACCTCTGTGCCGTCTCAGCCACTGGTAAAGGAGAATATATAATCCGTGCAACCATGGCTAGAGAAGTGGCTGCACTTATGGAATACAAAGGTCTGTCTCTAACCGAGGCCGCGGCTTATGCTGTTGACCAATCCGGACCCAGAGGAACCTGTGGGCTCGTTGCTGTCTCTGCTAATGGTGAAGTTGCTATGCCGTTTAACACCAACGGGATGTTCAGAGCCTGTGCAACCGAAGATGGTTACACTGAAGTCGCAATTTGgccaaaaaattgaaatttcacTAGACGGACGGGTAGCATATAGTCTACTCTGTGTTTCTGCTTTGAATTCGAACTCCcgcttacatatatataaataacaaagGAGTTTACATTATAGTTTCCTGTGTTATgatgttaaatattaaatttaaattttaaactttataaaataaaatcatattgtAAATTACTTGGTAAGTACTAGGTACATATTGTTACGTAACAGAATGATTGCTCTGGTTGGTCCAATTAATAAAGAATGTTGTGTTTGTTTTAGTTTCTTAGTAAGAATACAAACTTCACACGTTTCATAAACACTACTCAATGTAAGGATGgttttttcgtttttgtttaCAGTCTCTTTTGTATTCCTCTTAAGCATTCTTGTTTTGCCAAGGCTTGAGAACACCACCAACTATCACAGCAACAACAATGAGAAGGATGATGATTGCAATACACATCCATTTTCTCGAGTTCTTCTGTAAGCTCTTTGCTCTTTGAAGAGCCGTGTTCCCCGATTGCACGTGCTCCACTGCACTTGACACCTATAATTGTTCACTACTTACTATTAAAATCTGTTACCTCATATGTTAAAGAGTGTACCAACAACTTAAAGGTCAACATATAGTTtactactctttttttttttttgaatgaatgtaaaattttattcaatcaaAACATTTTACAACTAGTGCAACATAATTTGAAGAACAATAATAGGATAAacccataaaagaaaaaaactatctCTATCTCCGCTTTCCCCTCAAGCTCAACCATGAAAATCAAGCTTGGAAGTACCATGAGattctcctcattaaaacctcattggagaaaacccaattgggacaaaactccaatgaggaaaaagagtaagaaTCATCACAGCAAAGGGATTACCACTTTCCTTTTCAGAATCCAAACCTTCCTTTGAACGCTTGATGACAACCTGAAAACTCGCATCTTGCAAATTCTTCTTCGTAGAAACATCCAAAAAACCCATAACACCACCAACACTCCTTCTTAAGTAGATACCATCAAGACCCACAATCACAGCAAGCTCCAAAATTCGAAACATCATATCCTTGTATCCAGCCACCTTATCAACGCTTCATCCAAATATCTCTTTCCTTTTCCTTTCACCAATAGCAGTTTTAGCCGGATCATTTTGTCTACTATCTTTATAAGCTTCTTCTCATCATTAGGCTGTTCACCATGCCTTCTAGCATTTCGTTCTCTCCATATACTATGAGCAAGAGTTTGAAATGCATATCTCACAATAAAAGTCTCAGACGGGTTGCTTCTATTTCGAGAAATGACTTCAATGATCTCAGTGCATCTTGTAGTATATGCTTCCTTCAAAATGCCTCCAATCGTTTCTTTCCAGACCTTACTCGAGTATTTGCAACTAAAGAACAGATGCTGGCAAGTTTCTTCCTCCTCTTGACACAAAACACAAACTCCATTTACAGAGCTATTCCAAGATAGTATCCTGTCCATGGTCTGCAATCTGTTTTTTATAGCAACCCACACAAGAAAAGAGTATTTTGGTGTGGCATGAGGGAACCAAACACCTTTGCTCCATCCATATTACTCTTTTATTATGAGCGTAAGAATTCACCTGAGATTCTATGTTGTCAAGCATTTCTCCTTGTGCATCAACCAAAACTGCCATGTCCATAAAAATCTACCAGAAAAAAGGGATCACCTTGATAAATAGCCTTTatatatcaaacaaagaaagagaGTCTCGTTAATAGATTGCATCGAACTCAGTTCAAAAGATGTTTTTATCTCGAGTAAgagaatatgaagaaaaaaaatcaaaccataCTTGTTGTAAGTCAAGAAGTTTCTTTTCCAAGTCTCTGACAGCATCATGACGTTCTTGTATTTCCGCCAATGTGTCCATTACCTgggagataaaaaaaaaatttaaaat
The sequence above is drawn from the Raphanus sativus cultivar WK10039 chromosome 7, ASM80110v3, whole genome shotgun sequence genome and encodes:
- the LOC108817649 gene encoding uncharacterized protein LOC108817649 isoform X3 — its product is MAEESRCGGNTVAICVRTLSGESTIVQVSSDGTIRDLKVALKSSFAPASSSPNFNLFFQGSKLSLNSRVATTAINGGEFLVLVPFVKKERPQTPKPDLSEPPLSSSFSSSAYSTMIREASASRAENHSAGLKRKRDQEKPCCPVEFLKGVLESDGCKDEFEGQKNTEKLAEVLKSRNCLSSPGFAKCLMSRETSGYSCSCPDWLKLSMETFTFLNLFSSLIESVGEKLYFTRLEESLARLANSGVRVGIEDVKNLSILCPKVVKVVTDEFEAANYENAIVIADFLETDGGTKYEKPGLKKTPLSKVFSSIKKRETSFKAALWESIKSLLLKKRCKRGETVSLEDMLIFARESTRVGVNEDGQTGKDKFPPSGSRSSRKLCHGTNSLLPLEMVEHLRNGFGSKGQIVHVEDINARKAVYVEVPDELSEITKSALKRIGINTLYSHQAESISAALSGKNVVVATMTSSGKSLCYNVPVFEKLTIDTDACALYLFPTKALAQDQFRALSDLIKGYEASINMGVYDGDTPYKDRTWLRNNGRLLITNPDMLHMSILPLHGQFRRILSNLRYVVIDEAHTYKGAFGCHTALILRRLRRLCSHVYGVNPSFIFCTATSANPREHCMELANLSELELIEKDGSPSSKKLFVLWNPTVPPTIKSEESSKDMKSKGDAADDSSSPLSEVSHLFAEMVQHGLRCIAFCRSRKLCELVLCFTRDILAKTAPHLVEAISSYRGGYIAEDRRKIESELFGGKLCGIAATNALELGIDVGHIDVTLHLGFPGSIASLWQQAGRSGRRERPSLALYVAFDGPLDQYFMKFPNKLFRSPIECCHLDSQNEQVLAQHLACAAVEHPLSLQYDGKHFGSSLNNSLELLKNRGILSFDPSRDSSARIWNYIGREKKPSQRVSIRAIETERYKVVEKRSDDVLEEIEESKAFFQVYEGAIYMNQGRTYLVEVLDTKEKIALCKLVNVDYYTRPRDCTHIHVPGGETAYAFKAPKNQLDKTTAQAQPCSVKTDWLGFYRIRKKTSTAYDSVDLSLPSYSYQSQAVWIQVPESVKKAVGNDNFRSGLHAACHALLHVVPLFVRCNYSDLAPECANASDTSYFPSRILLYDRHPGGTGISAQIRPFFTELLKASVDLLKACCCSAESGCPGCVQNFACHNDLLHKDAAITIIEGVLEAEIFYFQDGS
- the LOC108817649 gene encoding ATP-dependent helicase hrq1 isoform X1, whose translation is MAEESRCGGNTVAICVRTLSGESTIVQVSSDGTIRDLKVALKSSFAPASSSPNFNLFFQGSKLSLNSRVATTAINGGEFLVLVPFVKKERPQTPKPDLSEPPLSSSFSSSAYSTMIREASASRAENHSAGLKRKRDQEKPCCPVEFLKGVLESDGCKDEFEGQKNTEKLAEVLKSRNCLSSPGFAKCLMSRETSGYSCSCPDWLKLSMETFTFLNLFSSLIESVGEKLYFTRLEESLARLANSGVRVGIEDVKNLSILCPKVVKVVTDEFEAANYENAIVIADFLETDGGTKYEKPGLKKTPLSKVFSSIKKRETSFKAALWESIKSLLLKKRCKRGETVSLEDMLIFARESTRVGVNEDGQTGKDKFPPSGSRSSRKLCHGTNSLLPLEMVEHLRNGFGSKGQIVHVEDINARKAVYVEVPDELSEITKSALKRIGINTLYSHQAESISAALSGKNVVVATMTSSGKSLCYNVPVFEKLTIDTDACALYLFPTKALAQDQFRALSDLIKGYEASINMGVYDGDTPYKDRTWLRNNGRLLITNPDMLHMSILPLHGQFRRILSNLRYVVIDEAHTYKGAFGCHTALILRRLRRLCSHVYGVNPSFIFCTATSANPREHCMELANLSELELIEKDGSPSSKKLFVLWNPTVPPTIKSEESSKDMKSKGDAADDSSSPLSEVSHLFAEMVQHGLRCIAFCRSRKLCELVLCFTRDILAKTAPHLVEAISSYRGGYIAEDRRKIESELFGGKLCGIAATNALELGIDVGHIDVTLHLGFPGSIASLWQQAGRSGRRERPSLALYVAFDGPLDQYFMKFPNKLFRSPIECCHLDSQNEQVLAQHLACAAVEHPLSLQYDGKHFGSSLNNSLELLKNRGILSFDPSRDSSARIWNYIGREKKPSQRVSIRAIETERYKVVEKRSDDVLEEIEESKAFFQVYEGAIYMNQGRTYLVEVLDTKEKIALCKLVNVDYYTRPRDCTHIHVPGGETAYAFKAPKNQLDKTTAQAQPCSVKTDWLGFYRIRKKTSTAYDSVDLSLPSYSYQSQAVWIQVPESVKKAVGNDNFRSGLHAACHALLHVVPLFVRCNYSDLAPECANASDTSYFPSRILLYDRHPGGTGISAQIRPFFTELLKASVDLLKACCCSAESGCPGCVQNFACHNDLLHKDAAITIIEFFRLAMVGWAIALHGGGGDIPIDLPDERRIPRETALRHCLDLGVSALKSGKHPLDVTELVVRELENHPDFNAGKGSVLTAQGTVEMEASIMDGKTKTCGAVSGLTTVVNPVSLARLVMDKTPHIYLAFDAAEAFARAHQGVETAESSYFVTPENIARLKQAREFNRVQLDYTAPTPEIRGDSQVGTVGCVAVDGAGNLAAATSTGGYVNKMAGRIGDSPLIGAGTYANHLCAVSATGKGEYIIRATMAREVAALMEYKGLSLTEAAAYAVDQSGPRGTCGLVAVSANGEVAMPFNTNGMFRACATEDGYTEVAIWPKN
- the LOC108817649 gene encoding ATP-dependent helicase hrq1 isoform X2 yields the protein MAEESRCGGNTVAICVRTLSGESTIVQVSSDGTIRDLKVALKSSFAPASSSPNFNLFFQGSKLSLNSRVATTAINGGEFLVLVPFVKKERPQTPKPDLSEPPLSSSFSSSAYSTMIREASASRAENHSAGLKRKRDQEKPCCPVEFLKGVLESDGCKDEFEGQKNTEKLAEVLKSRNCLSSPGFAKCLMSRETSGYSCSCPDWLKLSMETFTFLNLFSSLIESVGEKLYFTRLEESLARLANSGVRVGIEDVKNLSILCPKVVKVVTDEFEAANYENAIVIADFLETDGGTKYEKPGLKKTPLSKVFSSIKKRETSFKAALWESIKSLLLKKRCKRGETVSLEDMLIFARESTRVGVNEDGQTGKDKFPPSGSRSSRKLCHGTNSLLPLEMVEHLRNGFGSKGQIVHVEDINARKAVYVEVPDELSEITKSALKRIGINTLYSHQAESISAALSGKNVVVATMTSSGKSLCYNVPVFEKLTIDTDACALYLFPTKALAQDQFRALSDLIKGYEASINMGVYDGDTPYKDRTWLRNNGRLLITNPDMLHMSILPLHGQFRRILSNLRYVVIDEAHTYKGAFGCHTALILRRLRRLCSHVYGVNPSFIFCTATSANPREHCMELANLSELELIEKDGSPSSKKLFVLWNPTVPPTIKSEESSKDMKSKGDAADDSSSPLSEVSHLFAEMVQHGLRCIAFCRSRKLCELVLCFTRDILAKTAPHLVEAISSYRGGYIAEDRRKIESELFGGKLCGIAATNALELGIDVGHIDVTLHLGFPGSIASLWQQAGRSGRRERPSLALYVAFDGPLDQYFMKFPNKLFRSPIECCHLDSQNEQVLAQHLACAAVEHPLSLQYDGKHFGSSLNNSLELLKNRGILSFDPSRDSSARIWNYIGREKKPSQRVSIRAIETERYKVVEKRSDDVLEEIEESKAFFQVYEGAIYMNQGRTYLVEVLDTKEKIALCKLVNVDYYTRPRDCTHIHVPGGETAYAFKAPKNQLDKTTAQAQPCSVKTDWLGFYRIRKKTSTAYDSVDLSLPSYSYQSQAVWIQVPESVKKAVGNDNFRSGLHAACHALLHVVPLFVRCNYSDLAPECANASDTSYFPSRILLYDRHPGGTGISAQIRPFFTELLKASVDLLKACCCSAESGCPGCVQNFACHNDLLHKDAAITIIEFFRLAMVGWAIALHGGGGDIPIDLPDERRIPRETALRHCLDLGVSALKSGKHPLDVTELVVRELENHPDFNAGKGSVLTAQGTVEMEASIMDGKTKTCGAVSGLTTVVNPVSLARLVMDKTPHIYLAFDAAEAFARAHGVETAESSYFVTPENIARLKQAREFNRVQLDYTAPTPEIRGDSQVGTVGCVAVDGAGNLAAATSTGGYVNKMAGRIGDSPLIGAGTYANHLCAVSATGKGEYIIRATMAREVAALMEYKGLSLTEAAAYAVDQSGPRGTCGLVAVSANGEVAMPFNTNGMFRACATEDGYTEVAIWPKN
- the LOC108817650 gene encoding syntaxin-132 isoform X1, coding for MISSKRFKKLTNNMKSLISFSRKKLQAAHEESKAVTKAPAMKAIKKKMEKDVDEVGSIARFIKGKLEELDRENLANRQKPGCGKGSGVDRSRTATTLSLKKKFKDKMAEFQVLRENIQQEYRDVVDRRIFTVTGQRADEDTIDELIETGNSEQIFQKAIQEQGRGQVMDTLAEIQERHDAVRDLEKKLLDLQQIFMDMAVLVDAQGEMLDNIESQTMDRILSWNSSVNGVCVLCQEEEETCQHLFFSCKYSSKVWKETIGGILKEAYTTRCTEIIEVISRNRSNPSETFIVRYAFQTLAHSIWRERNARRHGEQPNDEKKLIKIVDKMIRLKLLLVKGKGKRYLDEALIRWLDTRI